One window of the Trueperaceae bacterium genome contains the following:
- the aroH gene encoding chorismate mutase — MDDGPYWVRGVRGAITVAEDRPDLILAATRELLGAMLEANGVTDYDRIAAIFFTTTPDLVSTFPAEAARELGMDMVPLLCNQEIPVPGRLPRCIRVMMQVHTRRSQREMVHVYLREARSLRPDLTSAQ, encoded by the coding sequence ATGGACGACGGGCCCTACTGGGTGCGCGGGGTGCGGGGCGCCATCACCGTGGCGGAGGACCGCCCCGACCTCATCCTCGCGGCCACCCGCGAGCTCCTCGGGGCGATGCTCGAGGCGAACGGCGTGACCGACTACGACCGCATCGCGGCGATCTTCTTCACGACCACGCCCGACCTCGTCTCGACGTTCCCCGCCGAGGCCGCCCGCGAGCTGGGCATGGACATGGTGCCGCTGCTGTGCAACCAGGAGATCCCCGTCCCGGGCCGACTGCCGCGCTGCATCAGGGTGATGATGCAGGTGCACACGCGTCGCTCGCAGCGTGAGATGGTGCACGTCTACCTGCGCGAGGCCCGCTCGCTGCGCCCCGACCTCACCAGCGCGCAGTGA
- a CDS encoding Ku protein, whose protein sequence is MPEGRRRRPGAGAPGGQPPADERAGGPVWRGTLAFGLVALPVGLYPGARRVGAPLRLLAPDGTPLSRRYYCPLDGRFLGPEEVVRGYPVGGGEYVTLEDEELEALDPERSRAIDLDVFVPVEQVDPAYVVASYVLVPEPPAVTAYRLLARAMAEAGRAGIATFVMRGRSYLMAIVSRDGTLRGLTLRYAEELREPAEVGLPELGTADARTVERLTSAARTLFADDLDPGELEDATARGVASLAEGKLVRGEDVLAPPPAAEPDELDEELEAALVDVMELLRERLGRAYGA, encoded by the coding sequence GTGCCTGAGGGTCGCCGAAGACGCCCCGGAGCGGGCGCCCCGGGCGGCCAGCCGCCCGCCGACGAGCGCGCCGGCGGTCCCGTGTGGCGGGGCACCCTGGCTTTCGGGCTCGTCGCGCTGCCCGTCGGCCTCTACCCCGGCGCGCGGCGCGTCGGCGCCCCGCTGCGCCTGCTCGCCCCCGACGGCACGCCGCTGAGCCGGCGCTACTACTGCCCGCTCGACGGCCGGTTCCTCGGACCCGAGGAGGTCGTGCGCGGCTACCCCGTGGGCGGCGGCGAGTACGTGACCTTGGAGGACGAGGAGCTCGAGGCGCTCGACCCCGAGAGGTCGCGGGCCATCGACCTTGACGTCTTCGTGCCGGTCGAGCAGGTCGATCCCGCCTACGTGGTCGCCTCGTACGTGCTGGTCCCCGAGCCGCCCGCGGTCACCGCCTACCGGCTGCTGGCGCGCGCGATGGCGGAGGCGGGCCGGGCGGGCATCGCGACCTTCGTGATGCGCGGGCGCTCGTACCTCATGGCGATCGTCTCGCGCGACGGGACCCTGAGGGGCCTCACGCTGCGCTACGCCGAGGAGCTGAGGGAGCCTGCCGAGGTCGGCCTGCCCGAGCTGGGCACCGCCGACGCGCGCACCGTCGAGCGCCTGACGTCCGCGGCCCGGACGCTGTTCGCCGACGACCTCGACCCGGGCGAGCTGGAGGACGCGACGGCGCGCGGCGTGGCCTCGCTCGCGGAGGGCAAGCTCGTGCGCGGCGAGGACGTCCTCGCGCCCCCGCCCGCCGCCGAGCCGGACGAGCTCGACGAGGAGCTGGAGGCGGCCCTCGTGGACGTCATGGAGCTGCTGCGCGAGAGGCTGGGCCGGGCCTACGGGGCCTGA
- the dusA gene encoding tRNA dihydrouridine(20/20a) synthase DusA — MTGRAATGWRGVRPRLSVAPMMALTDRHFRRLARLLSRQVLLYTEMVTAKAVLHGDRERLLGRSPEEGAVVLQLGGSDPDELRAAAAAGAEFGYAELNLNVGCPSDRVRSGRFGACLMAEPELVGECLAALAEAGLPVSVKHRIGIDDADAYEDLLRFVDVVEASSGGAPVAYTVHARKAWLSGLSPRENRTVPPLRYEDVYRLKRERPELPVELNGGVPHVAAAMEHLRWVDGVMIGRAFYERPALLADVDPALTGSGRTVTLRGVVASMADHAAAEVAAGTPLHAVTRHMLNLFKGAPGGRAWRRALSEGAHRPGAGPELLTDALRAVPDEVLDAPLGAAPPGERAAA; from the coding sequence TTGACAGGGCGCGCCGCAACGGGCTGGCGCGGGGTGCGGCCGCGCCTCTCGGTCGCGCCGATGATGGCGCTCACCGACAGGCACTTCAGGCGCCTGGCCAGGCTGCTCTCGCGCCAGGTCCTGCTCTACACCGAGATGGTCACGGCCAAGGCCGTGCTGCACGGCGACAGGGAGCGGCTCCTAGGGCGTTCGCCGGAGGAGGGCGCCGTCGTGCTGCAGCTCGGCGGGTCGGACCCCGACGAGCTGCGCGCCGCCGCCGCGGCGGGGGCCGAGTTCGGCTACGCCGAGCTGAACCTCAACGTCGGCTGCCCCTCCGACCGCGTGAGGAGCGGCCGCTTCGGCGCCTGCCTGATGGCCGAGCCGGAGCTTGTGGGCGAGTGCCTGGCCGCGCTGGCCGAGGCGGGGCTGCCCGTCAGCGTCAAGCACCGCATCGGCATCGACGACGCCGACGCCTACGAGGACCTCCTGCGCTTCGTCGACGTCGTGGAGGCGTCCTCCGGCGGCGCGCCCGTCGCGTACACGGTCCACGCGCGCAAGGCCTGGCTGAGCGGCCTGTCGCCGCGGGAGAACAGGACGGTGCCGCCGCTGCGCTACGAGGACGTCTACCGCCTGAAGCGCGAGCGCCCCGAGCTCCCGGTCGAGCTCAACGGTGGCGTGCCGCACGTCGCCGCGGCGATGGAGCACCTGCGGTGGGTCGACGGCGTGATGATCGGTCGGGCGTTCTACGAGCGCCCGGCGCTGCTCGCCGACGTCGACCCGGCCCTCACGGGCTCCGGTCGTACCGTCACGCTGCGGGGCGTCGTCGCGTCCATGGCCGACCACGCCGCCGCCGAGGTCGCGGCTGGCACGCCGCTCCACGCCGTCACGAGGCACATGCTGAACCTGTTCAAGGGGGCTCCGGGCGGACGCGCGTGGCGCCGCGCCCTCAGCGAGGGCGCCCACCGCCCCGGCGCCGGTCCGGAGCTGCTCACTGACGCCCTGCGCGCGGTGCCCGACGAGGTGCTCGACGCCCCGCTCGGCGCGGCGCCCCCGGGCGAGCGCGCGGCCGCCTGA
- the ispH gene encoding 4-hydroxy-3-methylbut-2-enyl diphosphate reductase, which yields MVERLYLAKPRGFCAGVVMAIRAVEEQAAESAARGEGGIAVYHDIVHNKTVVSRLEERHGVTFVEDLDDLEEARRAAAAAGRTVGHTVVFSAHGVSPAVRRRAAELRLATVDATCPLVTKVHNEAKRYAERGYHVLLVGDSTTHQEVIGTRGEAPEHTTVVAVVGNRNHDPGLADPHTVEVPDPDRVVVLTQTTLSVDDTMRTIEVLKSRFPNLVVPPSDDLCFATKNRQDAVRRIAPRVDLFLVVTSAASSNGMRLVELAEGMTGNARRIESVADIEEGWLAGVRRVGVTSAASTPDDLVQEVVAFFRDRNPSLEVVEEGEWEDIAFRKPRRVEAPA from the coding sequence ATGGTCGAGCGCCTCTACCTCGCCAAGCCGCGCGGGTTCTGCGCCGGCGTCGTCATGGCGATCAGGGCCGTCGAGGAGCAGGCGGCCGAGTCCGCGGCGCGCGGCGAGGGCGGCATCGCCGTCTACCACGACATCGTGCACAACAAGACCGTCGTCTCCCGGCTGGAGGAGCGCCACGGGGTCACGTTCGTCGAGGACCTGGACGACCTCGAGGAGGCCCGGCGCGCCGCGGCCGCGGCGGGGAGGACGGTCGGCCACACGGTCGTCTTCAGCGCCCACGGCGTGAGCCCCGCGGTCAGGAGGCGGGCCGCCGAGCTGAGGCTGGCGACCGTCGACGCCACCTGCCCGCTGGTCACGAAGGTCCACAACGAGGCCAAGCGCTACGCCGAGCGCGGCTACCACGTCCTCCTCGTCGGCGACTCGACGACTCACCAGGAGGTCATCGGCACGCGGGGCGAGGCGCCGGAGCACACGACGGTCGTGGCCGTGGTGGGCAACCGCAACCACGACCCCGGCCTCGCCGACCCCCACACGGTCGAGGTGCCCGACCCCGACCGCGTCGTCGTGCTGACGCAGACGACGCTCTCGGTCGACGACACGATGAGGACCATCGAGGTCCTCAAGAGCCGCTTCCCCAACCTGGTCGTGCCGCCCTCCGACGACCTCTGCTTCGCCACCAAGAACAGGCAGGACGCCGTGCGCCGCATCGCGCCGCGCGTCGACCTGTTCCTCGTGGTGACGAGCGCCGCGTCGTCGAACGGCATGAGGCTCGTCGAGCTCGCCGAGGGCATGACCGGCAACGCGCGGCGGATCGAGTCGGTCGCCGACATCGAGGAGGGCTGGCTGGCCGGCGTGCGCCGGGTGGGCGTCACCTCGGCGGCGAGCACGCCGGACGACCTCGTGCAGGAGGTCGTGGCGTTCTTCAGGGACCGCAACCCGTCCCTCGAGGTCGTCGAGGAGGGGGAGTGGGAGGACATCGCGTTCCGCAAGCCGAGGCGCGTGGAGGCGCCCGCTTGA
- a CDS encoding acyl-CoA dehydrogenase family protein: MTRDAAAAPEWFDLTDDQRALLGPLREVLKGEVAPGAAARDAAGEFPHDLVRRLGELGLFGLQVPERLGGAGLDTVTAALVIEEVASVDGSLALTVASHNSLCLGHLLRAGDERQLERWVPPLAAGERLGAWCLTEPGAGSDAAAIATRARPEGDHWVVDGSKVFITQGTVGSTYVLMARTTDPAAGRERSHGISAFVADGATAGLVRGKPEKKLGLTSSDTTPLAFEGMRLPADALLGREGEAFADVSYVLTGGRIGIGAMAVGLGRAALETALAYAAERRQFGRPIARHQAIAFKLAEMAMELEAARLLVRKAAALRDAGREHTAAAAMAKLKGSTAGVAACDAAIQVLGGYGYTKEYPVERYWRDARLTRIGEGTDEIQHLIIARDLLRSVGA, encoded by the coding sequence ATGACGCGAGACGCGGCCGCTGCGCCAGAGTGGTTCGACCTCACCGACGACCAACGCGCCCTGCTCGGCCCCCTGCGGGAGGTGCTGAAGGGAGAGGTCGCGCCCGGAGCCGCCGCGAGGGACGCCGCCGGCGAGTTCCCGCACGACCTGGTCAGGCGGCTGGGCGAGCTCGGGCTCTTCGGCCTGCAGGTCCCGGAGCGCCTAGGCGGGGCCGGGCTGGACACGGTGACGGCCGCGCTCGTCATCGAGGAGGTCGCGTCCGTAGACGGCTCGCTGGCCCTCACCGTCGCCTCCCACAACTCCCTCTGCCTCGGGCACCTCCTGCGCGCCGGCGACGAGCGGCAGCTCGAGCGCTGGGTGCCGCCACTCGCCGCGGGGGAGCGGCTGGGCGCGTGGTGCCTGACCGAGCCCGGGGCCGGCTCCGACGCCGCCGCGATCGCCACCCGCGCGCGCCCGGAGGGCGACCACTGGGTCGTCGACGGCAGCAAGGTCTTCATCACGCAGGGCACCGTCGGCTCCACGTACGTCCTCATGGCCCGCACGACCGACCCGGCCGCGGGCCGCGAGCGGTCCCACGGCATCAGCGCCTTCGTCGCCGACGGCGCGACAGCGGGCCTCGTGCGCGGCAAGCCGGAGAAGAAGCTCGGGCTCACCAGCTCCGACACCACGCCCCTCGCGTTCGAGGGCATGAGGTTGCCAGCCGACGCCCTGCTGGGACGCGAGGGCGAGGCGTTCGCCGACGTCTCGTACGTGCTCACCGGCGGGCGCATCGGCATCGGCGCCATGGCCGTCGGTCTCGGGCGCGCCGCCCTCGAGACGGCCCTCGCCTACGCGGCGGAGCGGCGCCAGTTCGGCAGGCCCATCGCCCGCCACCAGGCGATCGCCTTCAAGCTCGCCGAGATGGCCATGGAGCTGGAGGCCGCGCGCCTGCTCGTGCGCAAGGCGGCCGCCCTGCGCGACGCGGGACGAGAGCACACCGCCGCGGCGGCGATGGCCAAGCTGAAGGGCAGCACCGCCGGCGTGGCGGCCTGCGACGCCGCGATCCAGGTCCTCGGCGGCTACGGCTACACTAAGGAGTACCCGGTGGAGCGCTACTGGCGCGACGCCCGCCTCACCCGCATCGGCGAGGGCACCGACGAGATCCAGCACCTGATCATCGCCAGGGACCTGCTGCGCTCGGTGGGAGCCTGA
- a CDS encoding Ku protein has product MSARALWRGVVRFGTAAVPVRLYAAVEDRRLSFRLLHREDGVPVRSALVNPLTDEVVAYREAGRGYVTPDGAIVALEAAELEAVEPEPSRDVAVTRFVPAGAIEHRWYRRPYFLGPDGDDEAHAALAAMLARTGREGVAHWVMRDRVHHGSLRLHRGYPMLVTLRSAAQVAPLGRFEPGEAGDLDERQLALARQLIEALSADLDPDAYRDEHREAVLDLVAAKREGREVAAPRPRERPATTDLTASLERSLARAGGAGGRA; this is encoded by the coding sequence GTGAGCGCCAGGGCGCTGTGGCGCGGCGTGGTGCGCTTCGGCACCGCCGCGGTGCCGGTGCGGCTCTACGCCGCCGTCGAGGACAGGCGCCTGTCGTTCCGCCTCCTGCATCGGGAGGACGGCGTGCCGGTGCGCAGCGCGCTGGTGAACCCCCTCACCGACGAGGTCGTCGCCTACCGCGAGGCGGGCCGCGGCTACGTGACCCCGGACGGCGCGATCGTGGCGCTCGAGGCCGCCGAGCTGGAGGCGGTCGAGCCGGAGCCCTCGCGGGACGTCGCGGTCACGCGCTTCGTGCCGGCCGGGGCCATCGAGCACCGCTGGTACCGTCGGCCCTACTTCCTCGGGCCCGACGGCGACGACGAGGCCCACGCCGCGCTGGCGGCGATGCTCGCGCGCACGGGCCGCGAGGGCGTGGCCCACTGGGTGATGCGCGACCGGGTCCACCACGGGTCGCTGCGCCTGCACCGCGGCTACCCCATGCTCGTGACGCTCAGGTCGGCCGCTCAGGTCGCGCCCTTGGGGCGGTTCGAGCCGGGCGAGGCCGGCGACCTGGACGAGCGCCAGCTGGCCCTGGCGCGGCAGCTCATCGAGGCCCTGTCGGCCGACCTCGACCCGGACGCCTACCGCGACGAGCACCGCGAGGCCGTGCTGGACCTCGTCGCCGCCAAGCGCGAGGGCAGGGAGGTCGCGGCGCCGCGTCCACGGGAGCGCCCGGCGACCACGGACCTCACGGCGTCGCTCGAGCGCAGCCTGGCGCGCGCGGGAGGGGCGGGCGGGCGTGCCTGA
- a CDS encoding metalloregulator ArsR/SmtB family transcription factor: MNEEGILSFSAPLVGRRRLVVTPAPVLELAYAYYFLMRRFGEGRDDDLPWVRQLRENPPASIDILKRAWGDEELRSVGTELLLLACSLGYALDGTPQRFLADFPGLAERALEGLRQLVEESEELADEERDAKYEEVAARLRLLGQPRVSATMQSALSALWSYLEPTYEREGRAVSDAAARELEAEVAATGDLLSALPEHHFVRFEGAAESFRRAQDQGGRFVVVPLYFASQGGFHLDFGGVDYVGYGVHAESLFAKQQSELADLAGKLKAFSDPTRLLLMVLIGRLSQFPLTVGDLAKQVGVSQPTTSGHLRLLKEMGLVDVVKKGNRSYYSLVEPAVKDVIAALQRSLVG, translated from the coding sequence ATGAACGAGGAAGGCATCCTCTCGTTCTCGGCCCCGCTCGTGGGCCGGCGGAGGCTCGTCGTCACGCCCGCTCCGGTGCTGGAGCTGGCGTACGCCTACTACTTCCTCATGCGCCGCTTCGGCGAGGGGCGCGACGACGACCTGCCGTGGGTGAGGCAGCTCAGGGAGAACCCGCCGGCCAGCATCGACATCCTGAAGCGGGCCTGGGGCGACGAGGAGCTGCGCTCCGTCGGCACCGAGCTGCTGCTCCTGGCCTGCAGCCTCGGCTACGCGCTCGATGGCACGCCGCAGCGCTTCCTCGCCGACTTCCCCGGCCTGGCCGAGCGCGCGCTGGAGGGCCTGCGTCAGCTCGTGGAGGAGAGCGAGGAGCTGGCGGACGAGGAGCGCGACGCCAAGTACGAGGAGGTCGCGGCGCGCCTCAGGCTGCTCGGCCAGCCGCGCGTCTCGGCGACGATGCAGAGCGCCCTCTCGGCGCTGTGGTCGTACCTGGAGCCCACCTACGAGCGCGAGGGACGCGCGGTCAGCGATGCCGCCGCCCGGGAGCTCGAGGCCGAGGTCGCCGCCACGGGCGACCTGCTATCGGCGCTGCCCGAACACCACTTCGTCCGCTTCGAGGGCGCCGCCGAGTCGTTCCGCAGGGCGCAGGACCAGGGCGGCAGGTTCGTCGTCGTCCCCCTCTACTTCGCCTCGCAGGGCGGCTTCCACCTCGACTTCGGCGGCGTCGACTACGTCGGCTACGGCGTGCATGCCGAGAGCCTCTTCGCCAAGCAGCAGTCGGAGCTGGCCGACCTGGCCGGGAAGCTCAAGGCGTTCAGCGACCCGACGCGCCTGCTGCTGATGGTGCTCATCGGGCGCCTCTCGCAGTTCCCGCTCACCGTCGGCGACCTCGCGAAGCAGGTCGGGGTCAGCCAGCCCACGACGAGCGGCCACCTCAGGCTGCTCAAGGAGATGGGCCTCGTCGACGTGGTGAAGAAGGGCAACCGCTCCTACTACAGCCTCGTCGAACCGGCCGTGAAGGACGTGATCGCGGCCCTGCAGCGCTCGCTCGTCGGCTGA
- the purE gene encoding 5-(carboxyamino)imidazole ribonucleotide mutase, with the protein MARLVDADTSGIAAAAARLREGGLVAFPTETVYGLGAAAADPAAVARVFAAKGRPRDHPLIVHLPGADDLWSWADRAAQEERGVAPELVEELARRFWPGPLTLVLHALPSVDRAVTGGQDTVALRVPSHPVALDLLAAYGAALVAPSANRFGRVSPTRADHVLDELEDEDVLVIDGGPTEHGLESTILDLSGPEARLLRPGALPLESVGEVLPVAAASAEGPRAPGTLARHYAPATPLRTVAADDLERELVGARGVIARREPHAPVPYARFAATGEEPPPDARWLVLPPDAAGFARELFAAVRHLDALRLQEVLVEAPPPGEAWLAVSDRLRRASARGEVGAGPRAPDPASVAREVSGRGEAPAGGGDRPLVAVVMGSASDWETMKRADEVLTSFGVPHSCSVVSAHRTPERLADFARGAADAGYQVIVAGAGGAAHLPGMIAAHTHLPVFGVPVRSSALSGLDSLLSIVQMPRGVPVGTLAIGEAGAENAALLAVAVLALTRPELRERLVAFRREQTDAAASTVLPTPTFEP; encoded by the coding sequence ATGGCACGCCTGGTAGACGCCGACACGAGCGGCATCGCCGCGGCCGCCGCCCGGCTGCGCGAGGGCGGCCTCGTCGCCTTCCCGACCGAGACCGTCTACGGGCTCGGCGCCGCCGCCGCTGACCCCGCGGCCGTGGCGCGCGTGTTCGCGGCCAAGGGCAGACCGCGCGACCACCCGCTGATCGTGCACCTGCCCGGCGCCGACGACCTGTGGTCGTGGGCCGACCGGGCGGCGCAGGAGGAGCGCGGCGTCGCGCCCGAGCTGGTGGAGGAGCTGGCGCGCCGCTTCTGGCCCGGACCGCTCACCCTGGTGCTGCACGCGCTGCCGTCGGTCGACCGCGCCGTGACCGGCGGCCAGGACACCGTGGCGCTGCGCGTGCCGTCGCACCCCGTGGCGCTCGACCTGCTGGCGGCCTACGGCGCGGCGCTCGTGGCCCCGTCGGCGAACCGCTTCGGGCGCGTCAGCCCCACCCGCGCCGATCACGTCCTGGACGAGCTCGAGGACGAGGACGTCCTGGTGATCGACGGCGGGCCCACGGAGCACGGGCTCGAGTCGACGATCCTCGACCTCAGCGGGCCAGAGGCGCGCCTGCTGCGCCCCGGCGCGCTGCCCCTGGAGAGCGTCGGGGAGGTCCTGCCCGTGGCCGCGGCGTCCGCGGAGGGCCCGCGGGCGCCCGGCACGCTGGCGCGCCACTACGCGCCCGCGACGCCCCTGCGGACCGTCGCCGCCGACGACCTCGAGCGCGAGCTGGTGGGGGCGCGCGGCGTCATCGCTCGGCGCGAGCCGCACGCGCCCGTCCCCTACGCGAGGTTCGCCGCGACGGGCGAGGAGCCGCCGCCCGACGCGCGCTGGCTGGTGCTGCCGCCGGACGCCGCCGGCTTCGCCCGCGAGCTCTTCGCCGCCGTGAGGCACCTCGACGCCCTCCGGCTGCAGGAGGTCCTCGTCGAGGCCCCGCCGCCCGGGGAGGCCTGGCTGGCCGTGAGCGACAGGCTGCGACGGGCCAGCGCGCGCGGCGAGGTCGGCGCAGGCCCGCGCGCGCCGGACCCCGCGTCGGTCGCGCGCGAGGTCTCGGGTCGCGGTGAGGCGCCGGCGGGCGGCGGCGACCGCCCGCTGGTGGCCGTCGTGATGGGCAGCGCCAGCGACTGGGAGACGATGAAGCGCGCCGACGAGGTGCTGACCTCGTTCGGGGTGCCCCACAGCTGCTCGGTCGTGTCGGCGCACCGCACGCCGGAGCGCCTCGCCGACTTCGCCCGCGGCGCCGCCGACGCCGGCTACCAGGTGATCGTCGCGGGGGCCGGCGGGGCGGCGCACCTGCCGGGGATGATCGCCGCCCACACCCACCTGCCGGTGTTCGGCGTCCCCGTGCGGAGCTCGGCGCTGTCTGGCCTCGACTCGCTGCTCTCGATAGTCCAGATGCCGCGCGGCGTGCCGGTGGGCACGCTGGCGATAGGGGAGGCCGGCGCGGAGAACGCCGCGCTCCTCGCCGTGGCGGTGCTCGCCCTGACCCGACCCGAGCTGCGCGAGCGGCTCGTGGCCTTCCGCCGCGAGCAGACGGACGCGGCGGCGTCCACCGTGCTGCCTACCCCCACCTTCGAGCCCTGA
- the ligD gene encoding non-homologous end-joining DNA ligase: MSAERRGEDRELAGVRLTSPERVVFPETGVTKGEVAEHYASVGEVLLGRAAGRPLALVRCPDGLAGGCFYQKHPGESLDPDLPRVVIEEKEGPDEYVYVTEVAHLVGLVQVGVVELHTWGSTVERLEEPDRLVFDLDPSPGVPFDVTKETAQRLRRLLERLGLTPFLRATGGKGLHVVAPLEPESGWDDVKSFAETVAATLASADPDRLTTDLPKERREGKVFVDYLRNGRGATAIADYSVRARPGAPVAVPLRWDELPGLDASSAYDVRRVRRRLAALGGDPWQGYEDAAVPLPRAVAALASELEAAAEEA; the protein is encoded by the coding sequence CGAAGGGGCGAGGACAGGGAGCTGGCCGGCGTGCGGCTCACCAGCCCCGAGCGCGTCGTCTTCCCGGAGACCGGCGTGACCAAGGGGGAGGTGGCCGAGCACTACGCGTCCGTCGGCGAGGTGCTCCTCGGGCGCGCCGCCGGGCGACCCTTGGCCCTGGTGCGCTGCCCCGACGGCCTGGCCGGCGGGTGCTTCTACCAGAAGCACCCCGGCGAGTCGCTCGACCCCGACCTGCCCCGCGTGGTGATCGAGGAGAAGGAGGGGCCCGACGAGTACGTGTACGTCACGGAGGTCGCCCACCTCGTCGGGCTGGTCCAGGTCGGTGTCGTCGAGCTGCACACCTGGGGCAGCACCGTCGAGCGCCTGGAGGAGCCGGACAGGCTCGTCTTCGACCTCGACCCCTCCCCCGGCGTCCCCTTCGACGTCACCAAGGAGACGGCGCAGCGCCTGCGGCGCCTCCTCGAGCGCCTCGGCCTCACCCCGTTCCTGCGCGCGACGGGCGGCAAGGGGCTGCACGTCGTGGCGCCGCTGGAGCCCGAGTCCGGGTGGGACGACGTCAAGTCGTTCGCCGAGACCGTGGCGGCGACGCTCGCGTCCGCCGACCCGGACAGGCTCACGACCGACCTGCCGAAGGAGAGGCGCGAGGGCAAGGTGTTCGTCGACTACCTCCGCAACGGGCGCGGCGCGACGGCGATCGCCGACTACTCCGTCCGCGCGCGGCCCGGCGCGCCAGTGGCCGTGCCGCTGCGCTGGGACGAGCTGCCCGGGCTCGACGCCTCGTCCGCCTACGACGTGCGGCGCGTGAGGCGCCGGCTGGCGGCGCTGGGCGGGGACCCGTGGCAGGGCTACGAGGACGCGGCGGTGCCCCTGCCGCGGGCGGTCGCCGCCCTCGCCTCCGAGCTGGAGGCCGCGGCGGAGGAGGCGTGA
- a CDS encoding 5-(carboxyamino)imidazole ribonucleotide synthase encodes MGRSGAIPPGATVGVVGGGQLGLMLGAACRRMGYGFAVLAPEERPPAAALADLHVRAPLDDPAALRDFARRVDVVTFEFENVSSAALAEATAVGTVRPSPAVLHVTQHRGREKAFLAAAGLPVPRHATAAGAAELADAVAEVGTPCVVKTAGLGYDGKGQAVVTDAASRDAAAALADAGPVVVEELVDLGAELSVVVARGATGETRAYAPFVNRHERHVLDVTVAPFAGGRREWRGVGEASAVRARELAVTVAERLDLVGVCCVEFFLSRSGDLLVNEVAPRPHNSGHLTIEAAPASQFEQQLRAVCGLPLGEVRLARPAAMANLLGDLWSGGEPAFAAALATPGVTLHLYGKDEARPGRKMGHLTAVADDPDEAEALVLRARAALARR; translated from the coding sequence ATGGGCAGGAGCGGCGCGATCCCGCCCGGCGCCACCGTCGGGGTCGTCGGCGGCGGCCAGCTCGGGCTGATGCTGGGCGCCGCCTGCCGGCGCATGGGCTACGGCTTCGCCGTGCTGGCGCCCGAGGAGCGCCCGCCGGCCGCCGCTCTCGCCGACCTCCACGTGCGGGCGCCGCTCGACGACCCCGCCGCCCTCAGGGACTTCGCTAGGCGCGTCGACGTGGTGACCTTCGAGTTCGAGAACGTCTCCTCCGCGGCCCTGGCGGAGGCGACCGCCGTGGGCACGGTGAGGCCCTCGCCGGCCGTGCTGCACGTCACGCAGCACCGCGGGCGCGAGAAGGCCTTCCTCGCCGCCGCCGGGCTGCCGGTCCCGCGCCACGCGACTGCCGCCGGCGCCGCCGAGCTCGCGGACGCCGTGGCGGAGGTCGGCACGCCCTGCGTGGTCAAGACCGCCGGCCTCGGCTACGACGGCAAGGGCCAGGCGGTCGTGACCGACGCGGCCTCGCGAGACGCGGCGGCCGCCCTGGCCGACGCCGGGCCCGTGGTCGTGGAGGAGCTCGTCGACCTCGGCGCCGAGCTGTCGGTGGTCGTGGCGCGCGGCGCCACCGGTGAGACGAGGGCCTACGCCCCGTTCGTCAACCGCCACGAGCGACACGTCCTCGACGTGACGGTGGCCCCGTTCGCGGGCGGCCGGCGCGAGTGGCGCGGGGTGGGGGAGGCGTCGGCGGTGCGCGCCCGCGAGCTGGCCGTGACCGTGGCCGAGAGGCTCGACCTGGTGGGCGTGTGCTGCGTCGAGTTCTTCCTCTCGCGCTCCGGCGACCTGCTCGTCAACGAGGTCGCCCCGCGCCCGCACAACTCGGGTCACCTGACGATCGAGGCGGCGCCGGCGAGCCAGTTCGAGCAGCAGCTGCGGGCCGTGTGCGGCCTGCCCCTGGGCGAGGTGCGCCTGGCGCGCCCGGCGGCGATGGCGAACCTGCTGGGCGACCTGTGGTCGGGCGGCGAGCCGGCCTTCGCCGCGGCCCTCGCCACGCCCGGCGTGACCCTGCACCTCTACGGCAAGGACGAGGCGCGACCGGGCCGGAAGATGGGCCACCTGACCGCGGTGGCCGACGACCCGGACGAGGCCGAGGCGCTGGTGCTGAGGGCCCGCGCCGCGCTCGCGAGGCGCTGA